One genomic region from Bacillota bacterium encodes:
- a CDS encoding exopolysaccharide biosynthesis protein encodes MNTDTRELRLSEIFQQTLDTNNDGLVVLGEVLERAGDRGYGFLLILLAIPAFIPVLPPGTSGVLGFLIILVALQLLIGIKQPWIPARWRHRQISPRTVELLKTRGVAVLQKVEKISHPRGRRFARNSIVLRISALIVIALALVLSSPMPFMNTLPAFGILFIGIGLANHDSYFFWAGALVGGIVATVTFLGVGALMNLWNMMLRLFSGG; translated from the coding sequence ATGAATACGGACACGCGCGAGCTGCGACTTTCCGAGATATTCCAGCAGACACTGGACACCAACAACGATGGACTGGTCGTTCTGGGAGAAGTATTGGAGCGGGCTGGCGACCGGGGCTATGGATTCCTGCTTATCCTGTTAGCCATCCCTGCTTTCATTCCGGTACTGCCGCCGGGCACTTCTGGTGTGTTGGGCTTCCTCATCATCCTCGTCGCCTTGCAGCTGCTGATAGGCATCAAGCAGCCGTGGATTCCTGCGAGATGGCGCCACCGTCAAATCTCTCCAAGAACGGTTGAGCTGCTAAAGACCCGCGGAGTGGCGGTATTGCAGAAAGTGGAGAAGATTTCGCATCCGCGAGGGCGTCGCTTCGCGCGCAACTCCATCGTGTTGCGTATCAGTGCCCTCATTGTCATCGCGCTGGCACTGGTACTCTCCTCTCCGATGCCTTTCATGAACACACTACCCGCCTTCGGGATACTGTTTATCGGTATCGGTCTGGCTAACCACGACAGCTACTTCTTCTGGGCTGGGGCATTGGTCGGGGGCATCGTGGCGACAGTTACCTTCCTTGGCGTCGGGGCGCTGATGAATCTCTGGAATATGATGTTGAGGCTGTTTTCGGGAGGATAA
- a CDS encoding S-layer homology domain-containing protein: MFRTVWWTGTIALIGIAVAVLPAGAQTTGFKDVPPDHWAAEAVQEVVAKGIMKGFPDGTFRGDQPVTRYELAVTLARFMRHVEESLKDLKARTPRVSIPVPVKPQHWAFKDLQFLVNHGYVTDDSPLLREPYKPVDPDTVSAVLAQAIIGLVERYTISPEDLQVPEAGPPYRMD; this comes from the coding sequence ATGTTCCGCACGGTTTGGTGGACAGGCACGATAGCGCTGATAGGTATAGCAGTCGCTGTACTTCCCGCAGGTGCGCAGACCACTGGTTTCAAGGATGTGCCCCCAGACCACTGGGCAGCGGAAGCAGTGCAAGAAGTGGTGGCAAAAGGCATCATGAAGGGCTTCCCCGACGGCACGTTTCGCGGAGACCAGCCCGTGACCCGCTATGAGCTGGCGGTGACGCTGGCGCGCTTTATGCGACATGTGGAGGAAAGCCTGAAAGACCTCAAGGCGCGTACCCCCCGCGTGTCTATCCCTGTACCGGTGAAGCCCCAGCACTGGGCGTTCAAGGACTTGCAGTTTCTGGTCAATCACGGCTACGTGACAGACGATTCGCCCCTTTTGCGCGAGCCATACAAACCCGTTGACCCCGATACGGTAAGCGCAGTGCTGGCGCAGGCAATCATCGGGCTGGTGGAGCGGTACACGATTTCGCCCGAAGACCTGCAGGTGCCGGAGGCAGGTCCCCCCTACAGGATGGACTGA